The following proteins come from a genomic window of Microbacterium sulfonylureivorans:
- a CDS encoding ROK family transcriptional regulator, whose amino-acid sequence MNNRVVLDLLIERGTLSRGDVRDLTGLSKPTASQLLTRLEESGLVLPSGYGETGPGGRAPQLYAINPGAGHAAAVDVRPESISARIADISGVVVAEFEITQLPDPRGPENVAQVLAGACGIAGIAVDELDAIVVAVPGSYDVAEDLLRYAEHLPGWQQPGIGEELRRHLGKAAVSLENDVNLVALAEHRASDVAGESFFLLWLDEGIGGALMMDGSLFRGSRGAAGEAAFLLPPGSRLDGEHRSKGAFEGLVGSDALREFAADAGHPVGSTADAIAALLADAGAAETIQEIAQRYAFGLASVIALVDPSRLILAGEVARIGGSRLRDAVAAHLDRLVISAPPLGLAAVADAPILEGAMLLSLDLARESVFTT is encoded by the coding sequence ATGAACAACCGGGTCGTCCTCGACCTTCTCATAGAACGCGGCACCCTGAGCCGCGGCGACGTACGCGACCTCACTGGACTGTCGAAGCCGACCGCGTCACAGCTGCTCACCCGTCTCGAGGAAAGCGGGCTGGTCCTTCCGAGCGGCTACGGCGAGACCGGCCCCGGCGGCCGGGCGCCGCAGCTCTACGCGATCAATCCGGGCGCCGGGCACGCCGCCGCCGTGGATGTTCGTCCCGAGTCGATCTCGGCGCGCATCGCCGACATCAGTGGCGTCGTGGTCGCGGAATTCGAGATCACGCAGCTCCCCGACCCACGCGGACCCGAGAACGTCGCACAGGTCCTCGCCGGCGCCTGCGGCATCGCGGGGATCGCCGTCGATGAGCTCGACGCCATCGTGGTGGCGGTCCCTGGCTCGTACGATGTCGCAGAGGATCTGCTCCGCTACGCGGAGCATCTCCCCGGCTGGCAGCAGCCCGGCATCGGCGAGGAACTGCGTCGCCATCTCGGGAAGGCCGCGGTGTCTCTCGAAAACGACGTGAACCTGGTCGCGCTCGCCGAGCACCGAGCCTCCGACGTCGCTGGAGAGAGCTTCTTCCTCCTGTGGCTCGATGAAGGCATCGGCGGCGCGCTCATGATGGACGGCTCGCTGTTCCGCGGCAGCCGAGGCGCCGCGGGCGAAGCGGCGTTCCTGCTCCCCCCTGGCTCGCGCCTCGATGGCGAGCATCGGTCAAAGGGCGCGTTCGAGGGTCTCGTCGGCTCGGACGCCTTGCGCGAGTTCGCCGCCGATGCCGGCCACCCCGTGGGCTCCACTGCTGATGCCATCGCCGCCCTGCTCGCAGATGCCGGTGCGGCCGAGACGATCCAGGAGATCGCCCAGCGCTACGCGTTCGGCCTCGCATCAGTCATCGCGCTCGTCGACCCCTCACGCCTCATCCTTGCGGGCGAAGTGGCCCGTATCGGCGGCAGCCGACTGCGTGACGCCGTGGCGGCGCACCTGGACCGGCTGGTCATCAGCGCCCCTCCGCTGGGCCTGGCCGCCGTCGCAGACGCGCCGATCCTCGAAGGCGCGATGCTGTTGAGTCTCGACCTCGCGAGGGAATCGGTGTTCACCACATGA
- a CDS encoding glucosamine-6-phosphate deaminase, which produces MRVHLTTTAQDLGALSAELVRRVSGLRVLGVATGSSPAPLWAALAADSGGLAPRAVFALDEYVGLPPGHPAGYRAVVDATVTIPLGLDPARVHVPDGNAPDLELAAAEFETAIGRAGGVDLQVLGIGRNGHIGFNEPGSSVDSRTRVVELADQTRHDNARFFSSADAVPTLAVTQGIATIMSARRILLIARGESKADAVERLLSGGTDPSFPASILHEHDEVTVLLDASAARQTLPDIPSRRFASAGETEPHPSARS; this is translated from the coding sequence ATGAGGGTTCATCTCACCACAACGGCGCAGGACCTTGGCGCCCTCTCGGCCGAACTCGTCCGGAGAGTTTCGGGCTTGCGTGTGCTCGGCGTGGCGACCGGGTCCTCCCCGGCGCCGCTCTGGGCGGCCCTCGCCGCGGATAGCGGAGGACTCGCCCCCCGCGCCGTGTTCGCCCTGGATGAGTACGTCGGACTTCCGCCAGGGCACCCAGCGGGCTATCGCGCAGTAGTCGATGCGACCGTGACCATTCCTCTGGGTCTCGATCCTGCACGCGTGCACGTCCCGGACGGGAATGCACCGGACCTAGAGCTCGCAGCCGCGGAGTTCGAGACGGCCATCGGTCGCGCCGGGGGAGTCGACCTGCAGGTGCTGGGAATTGGCCGAAATGGACACATCGGATTCAACGAACCCGGGTCAAGCGTCGACTCCCGGACTCGCGTGGTGGAACTGGCCGACCAGACGCGGCACGACAACGCGAGGTTCTTCTCGTCGGCCGATGCTGTCCCCACGCTCGCCGTGACTCAGGGGATCGCAACGATCATGTCCGCGCGACGAATACTGCTCATCGCACGCGGAGAGTCCAAAGCCGACGCCGTCGAGAGACTCCTGTCCGGTGGCACCGACCCTTCGTTCCCGGCGTCGATCCTGCACGAGCACGACGAGGTCACAGTGCTCCTCGATGCATCGGCTGCTCGGCAAACCTTGCCCGATATTCCGTCCCGTCGGTTTGCCTCTGCCGGCGAGACGGAACCGCACCCCTCGGCACGGTCGTGA
- a CDS encoding 6-phospho-beta-glucosidase: MSNATLRALRIVVVGGGSTYTPELADGIARLRESLPVKELILVDPDLARARVVAGLSARILAAAGSDCTVEATTSLEDAAVGADAVLLQLRVGGQTARARDEAWPLECGCIGQETTGAGGLAKALRTIPVVLDIAARVRDVNPDAWIVNFTNPVGMVTRALLDAGHRAVGLCNVAIGFERLFAAELGVAPEAVELDHVGLNHLSWELGARVRHEDGTATEVLDRLLDEHGAALVRETELPLDLLRTERFIPSYYLRYYLAHDALVEHARTAPSRALEVAAIESELLARYADPELAEKPAQLAQRGGAYYSEAAIGLLSSLLGTGAVCDHIVNVRNRGTLPFLDADAIIETRVEVGPGTLRVRAAPPVPALASGLIAHVARYEELGVDAAIQGGRDRVVRALLAHPLIGQYETAQALADTLITENLEWLPWAR, from the coding sequence ATGAGCAACGCGACACTGCGCGCCCTGCGGATCGTGGTCGTGGGCGGCGGATCCACCTACACGCCCGAACTCGCGGACGGGATCGCTCGGCTCCGAGAGTCCCTCCCTGTCAAGGAGCTGATCCTCGTGGACCCCGACCTCGCGCGGGCACGCGTGGTCGCCGGCCTGTCTGCGCGCATCCTCGCCGCTGCGGGCAGTGACTGCACCGTCGAAGCCACCACGAGCCTCGAAGATGCCGCGGTGGGCGCCGACGCGGTGCTCCTGCAGCTGCGCGTCGGCGGTCAGACGGCGCGCGCCCGAGACGAGGCGTGGCCCTTGGAGTGCGGCTGCATCGGCCAGGAGACGACAGGGGCAGGTGGCCTCGCGAAGGCGCTGCGCACCATCCCCGTCGTGCTCGACATCGCCGCGCGGGTTCGCGATGTCAACCCTGACGCCTGGATCGTGAACTTCACCAACCCGGTCGGCATGGTGACCCGTGCACTGCTGGATGCCGGGCACCGCGCGGTCGGACTGTGCAACGTCGCGATCGGCTTCGAGCGACTGTTCGCGGCCGAGCTCGGGGTTGCGCCCGAGGCCGTTGAACTCGACCACGTTGGACTCAACCACCTCAGCTGGGAGTTGGGCGCGCGAGTGCGCCATGAGGACGGCACTGCGACCGAGGTCCTCGATCGTCTCCTCGACGAGCATGGCGCGGCTCTCGTCCGCGAGACCGAACTCCCGCTCGACCTCCTCAGGACCGAGCGCTTCATTCCCTCCTATTACCTGCGGTACTACCTTGCGCACGACGCGCTCGTCGAGCACGCGCGCACCGCGCCGTCGCGCGCCCTGGAGGTGGCCGCGATCGAGAGTGAGCTGCTGGCCCGCTATGCGGATCCCGAACTCGCCGAGAAGCCGGCGCAGCTGGCTCAGCGGGGTGGTGCGTATTACTCCGAAGCCGCGATCGGGCTCCTCTCGAGCCTTCTGGGCACGGGAGCGGTCTGCGACCACATCGTGAATGTGCGCAATCGGGGAACGCTTCCGTTCCTGGACGCCGACGCGATCATCGAGACGAGGGTGGAGGTGGGGCCCGGCACGCTGCGCGTGCGCGCCGCACCCCCGGTCCCGGCGCTCGCCTCCGGGCTGATCGCGCACGTCGCCCGCTACGAGGAGCTCGGCGTCGATGCAGCGATCCAGGGCGGCCGTGACCGCGTCGTGCGCGCCCTGCTGGCACACCCGCTCATCGGGCAGTACGAGACCGCTCAGGCGCTCGCCGACACGCTCATCACCGAGAACCTGGAGTGGCTGCCGTGGGCCCGCTGA
- a CDS encoding Nramp family divalent metal transporter, whose translation MSERTTTRHTSTTPGTGYGRISTETMKSIVDTRRTRRSFWQQLALIGPAFVAGAWQFGPGNLTTAVQAGSGYQYALIWVIVVSTILMIFLTDMSVRLGIKSPVSLIASIKDHLGKWVGVLAGIGIFLITLCFSVGNAVGSGLGLSMLFGGNPVMWTIICTVAVASLLLLRNVYRVVEKVLVAIVALMAIAFIVSAFLSNPSWAAAASGLVPTVPDGSWLLIVALVGTNFSINAAFYTSYGTKERGRTEADYRDVTIVDTVPGIVAPGIMTALVIVVAAAVLGKTGEAAPTIVALAGIFEPLAGPIGSTVFALGFFGAAFSSMIANATAGGAMLSDGLGRGASSSSLTAKIVSATILAFGIVITLIFQASPVELIVIAQALTIFIAPVLAALIIIMANRSSLMGDMKNRWWQNLLGIVGLAAVLALSIRLFATLFLAG comes from the coding sequence ATGAGCGAGCGCACCACCACCCGTCACACATCCACCACGCCCGGCACTGGCTACGGCCGCATCTCGACTGAGACGATGAAGAGCATCGTCGACACACGCAGAACACGCCGGAGCTTCTGGCAGCAGCTGGCCCTCATCGGGCCCGCCTTCGTCGCCGGCGCATGGCAGTTCGGCCCCGGCAACCTCACCACGGCCGTCCAGGCGGGGAGCGGCTACCAGTACGCCTTGATCTGGGTCATCGTCGTCTCGACGATCCTCATGATCTTCCTCACCGACATGAGCGTCAGGCTCGGCATCAAGTCCCCGGTCTCGCTCATCGCCTCGATCAAGGACCACCTCGGGAAGTGGGTCGGCGTCCTCGCCGGAATCGGCATCTTCCTGATCACCCTCTGCTTCTCCGTCGGCAACGCCGTCGGGTCGGGCCTCGGCCTGTCGATGCTGTTCGGCGGAAACCCGGTCATGTGGACGATCATCTGCACGGTCGCAGTGGCATCGCTGCTGCTCCTGCGCAACGTCTACCGGGTCGTCGAGAAGGTCCTCGTCGCGATCGTCGCCCTCATGGCCATCGCCTTCATCGTGTCGGCGTTCCTCTCCAACCCGTCATGGGCGGCCGCGGCATCCGGTCTCGTCCCGACCGTCCCCGACGGCTCCTGGCTGCTGATCGTGGCGTTGGTCGGGACCAACTTCTCGATCAACGCCGCGTTCTACACGTCGTACGGAACCAAGGAGCGCGGCCGCACCGAGGCTGACTACCGCGACGTCACGATCGTCGACACCGTGCCCGGCATCGTCGCCCCCGGCATCATGACCGCGCTCGTGATCGTTGTCGCCGCAGCGGTCCTCGGCAAGACCGGCGAAGCCGCACCGACCATCGTCGCTCTCGCGGGGATCTTCGAGCCCCTCGCCGGGCCGATCGGATCCACGGTCTTCGCTCTCGGATTCTTCGGTGCCGCATTCTCGTCGATGATCGCCAACGCCACCGCCGGAGGCGCGATGCTCTCGGACGGGCTCGGCCGCGGCGCCTCGTCCAGCTCACTCACGGCCAAGATCGTCAGCGCCACGATCCTCGCCTTCGGCATCGTGATCACGCTGATCTTCCAGGCATCGCCCGTCGAACTGATCGTCATCGCTCAGGCGCTGACCATCTTCATCGCCCCGGTGCTCGCCGCGCTGATCATCATCATGGCCAACCGGTCATCGCTGATGGGCGACATGAAGAACCGCTGGTGGCAGAACCTCCTGGGCATCGTCGGCCTCGCCGCCGTGCTCGCGCTGTCGATCCGGCTGTTCGCGACACTGTTCCTCGCCGGCTGA
- a CDS encoding N-acetylglucosamine kinase, producing MAAVGPLNEPCLLALDGGNSKTDVLLVAEDGTVITRARAGAFVPHIVGAPAAVASLAGAVTEVLASVPGGRASVVAGYLANADLPEEEEAIAEAIAAHGWADHVVVGNDTLAMLRAGTDAATAVAVVCGAGINCVGRAPGRADVRYPALGRITGDWGGGFGIGKEVLWHATRAEDGRGPATGLAALVARHFERDTAVGVATGMHLGTVDRDRLHEVVPLLFQAVDAGDAIAEAIARQQADEISLLVTTTLTRLDLGDEPVDVVLGGGMLTSRHPALLGPVIATITTAAPRASVEIVDAEPVLGSALLGLDHLDALTGRPGDVAERRRNLRVSLATRQEARV from the coding sequence GTGGCTGCCGTGGGCCCGCTGAACGAACCTTGCCTGCTCGCCCTGGACGGCGGCAACAGCAAGACCGACGTCCTCCTCGTCGCCGAGGACGGTACCGTCATCACCCGCGCGCGAGCGGGCGCCTTCGTGCCGCACATCGTCGGAGCCCCGGCCGCCGTCGCCTCGCTGGCCGGTGCCGTGACCGAGGTGCTCGCGTCGGTGCCGGGCGGGCGCGCGTCGGTCGTCGCGGGCTACCTCGCCAACGCGGATCTCCCCGAGGAGGAGGAGGCGATCGCCGAAGCGATCGCTGCGCATGGCTGGGCTGATCACGTCGTCGTGGGCAACGACACCCTCGCCATGCTGCGGGCCGGTACGGATGCCGCAACCGCCGTCGCCGTGGTGTGCGGCGCCGGGATCAACTGCGTCGGCAGAGCGCCGGGCCGCGCCGACGTGCGCTACCCGGCTCTGGGCAGGATCACCGGCGACTGGGGCGGCGGGTTCGGCATCGGCAAAGAGGTTCTCTGGCACGCGACGCGCGCCGAGGACGGGCGCGGTCCCGCGACGGGACTGGCTGCTCTGGTCGCCCGCCACTTCGAGCGGGACACCGCAGTCGGCGTTGCGACCGGCATGCATCTCGGAACGGTGGATCGCGACCGTCTGCACGAGGTGGTCCCCCTTCTCTTCCAGGCCGTCGACGCGGGCGATGCGATCGCCGAGGCGATCGCTCGCCAGCAGGCAGACGAGATCAGCCTCCTCGTGACCACCACGCTCACCCGCCTCGATCTGGGCGACGAGCCGGTGGACGTCGTCCTGGGCGGCGGCATGCTGACCAGCCGGCATCCCGCTCTCCTCGGCCCGGTGATCGCGACCATCACCACCGCCGCTCCCCGCGCCTCCGTCGAGATCGTGGACGCGGAGCCCGTGCTCGGCTCCGCGCTGCTCGGGCTCGACCACCTGGACGCCCTCACCGGACGCCCGGGCGATGTCGCCGAGCGGCGCCGGAACCTGCGCGTCAGCCTCGCCACGCGACAGGAAGCGCGGGTGTGA